From Tistrella bauzanensis, a single genomic window includes:
- a CDS encoding sensor histidine kinase, whose product MSDRAHRAEAELAAERRLHSTTRLESHAASTRAELLTHVFDALPLPVWWRGVGNEIAGHNAAFNSLGPMDDDGGGPELATRALIGQARALARNARDRGTPLRERRALVTHGNRRVFEVIELPPAGERPAVGLALDTTALAEAEAELERAEAGYIEAFESVTSGIAVYGADTRLNFWNGAFARLWQLDAAFLDQRPREAEVLERLREARRLPEVVNFPAWKRDRLAFYTSLFAPMEELVHLPDGRTLHVIIAPHRQGGLVHIYEDVSDRLALERSYNTLIAVQRATIDSLAEGLAVIGADGRLGLVNSTFSRLLDLDPGRGLDPGRGLAEAPLERVAQAARPLMARAEDVGLLRGVVTDALAERKRGEVMLELQDDRFFLVAGTPLPDGAALISIADVTDTIRVERALRDRATALAEADRLKSEFVAHVSYELRTPLNSVIGFAQLLASEMAGTLNLRQRGYAEDIVHASEHLLVLINDMIDLASIDAGDVTLTRRPVDVCQLLRSVADLARQRARAASVAIDLDCPAQTGVIMADGLRLRQALYNLLGNALRFTPSDSHVRIQARLVTPGAEPAPGSVAAAVAGAVADTDAPVMVAITIADEGPGIPENEREQVFERFWRRRRGERKAGVGLGLPLARSLIELHGGHILIGDAAGGGAEVTCLLPAEALVEPHAGTVPDEITGQAAEIHGPN is encoded by the coding sequence ATGTCTGACCGGGCCCACCGCGCCGAGGCAGAACTCGCCGCGGAGCGCCGGCTGCATTCGACCACCCGGCTTGAATCCCACGCCGCGTCGACCCGCGCAGAATTGCTGACCCATGTCTTCGATGCGCTGCCGCTGCCGGTCTGGTGGCGCGGGGTCGGCAACGAGATCGCCGGACATAACGCCGCGTTCAACAGCCTGGGGCCGATGGACGATGATGGCGGCGGGCCCGAGCTTGCCACCCGCGCCCTGATCGGCCAGGCCCGCGCCCTGGCACGCAACGCCCGCGATCGCGGCACGCCACTGCGCGAACGTCGTGCCCTGGTCACCCATGGCAACCGCCGGGTGTTCGAGGTGATCGAACTGCCGCCTGCGGGCGAGCGTCCGGCCGTGGGTCTCGCCCTCGACACCACCGCCCTCGCCGAAGCCGAAGCCGAGCTCGAACGCGCCGAGGCCGGCTATATCGAGGCCTTCGAAAGCGTCACCAGCGGGATCGCCGTCTATGGTGCCGACACCCGGCTGAATTTCTGGAACGGCGCCTTTGCCCGGCTGTGGCAGCTGGATGCCGCCTTCCTGGACCAGCGCCCGCGCGAGGCCGAGGTGCTGGAGCGGCTGCGGGAAGCCCGGCGCCTGCCGGAAGTGGTCAATTTCCCCGCCTGGAAACGCGACCGTCTGGCCTTCTATACCAGCCTGTTCGCGCCGATGGAGGAACTGGTCCATCTGCCCGACGGCCGCACCCTGCATGTGATCATCGCACCCCATCGCCAGGGCGGGCTGGTGCACATCTACGAGGATGTCAGCGACCGGCTGGCGCTGGAGCGATCGTACAACACCCTGATCGCGGTCCAGCGCGCCACCATCGACAGTCTGGCCGAAGGTCTGGCGGTGATCGGTGCCGATGGCAGGCTGGGTCTGGTCAACTCCACCTTCAGCCGGCTGCTGGATCTTGACCCCGGGCGCGGGCTGGATCCCGGGCGCGGGCTGGCCGAGGCGCCGCTGGAACGGGTGGCCCAGGCGGCGCGGCCGCTGATGGCGCGCGCGGAAGATGTGGGCCTGCTGCGCGGCGTGGTCACCGATGCCCTGGCTGAACGCAAGCGTGGCGAGGTCATGCTGGAACTCCAGGACGACCGCTTCTTCCTGGTCGCCGGGACGCCGCTACCCGATGGCGCGGCGCTGATCTCGATCGCCGATGTCACCGATACCATCCGGGTGGAACGGGCATTGCGGGATCGGGCCACGGCCCTTGCGGAAGCCGACCGGCTGAAATCGGAATTCGTGGCCCATGTCTCTTACGAGTTGCGCACACCATTGAATTCGGTGATCGGCTTCGCCCAGCTTCTGGCCAGCGAGATGGCCGGCACCCTGAACCTGCGCCAGCGCGGCTATGCCGAAGACATCGTTCATGCCTCGGAACACCTGCTGGTGCTGATCAACGACATGATCGATCTGGCCTCGATCGATGCCGGCGACGTCACTCTCACCCGCCGCCCGGTCGATGTCTGCCAGTTGCTGCGATCGGTGGCCGATCTGGCCCGCCAGCGCGCCCGCGCCGCCTCGGTCGCCATCGACCTCGATTGTCCGGCGCAGACCGGTGTCATCATGGCCGACGGGCTCCGGCTGCGTCAGGCGCTGTACAATCTGCTGGGCAACGCCCTGCGTTTCACGCCATCCGACAGCCATGTGCGGATACAGGCCCGGCTCGTCACCCCCGGCGCCGAACCGGCGCCCGGTTCCGTTGCGGCAGCCGTTGCCGGCGCGGTTGCCGACACCGATGCGCCCGTGATGGTTGCCATCACCATCGCCGATGAAGGGCCGGGTATCCCGGAGAACGAGCGCGAGCAGGTGTTCGAGCGCTTCTGGCGCCGGCGGCGGGGCGAGCGCAAGGCAGGCGTCGGGCTGGGCCTGCCGCTGGCGCGCAGCCTGATCGAGCTTCACGGCGGCCATATCCTGATCGGCGATGCCGCGGGTGGCGGCGCCGAAGTCACCTGCCTGCTGCCGGCCGAGGCGCTGGTGGAGCCGCATGCCGGTACCGTTCCCGATGAAATCACCGGTCAAGCGGCTGAAATCCATGGCCCGAATTGA
- the dapF gene encoding diaminopimelate epimerase, translated as MNRIPFLKMHGLGNDFVVIDRRSGPARGLALDARQIRRISDRRLGVGCDQFILIDPAEDDPLAAGGADAVMRIHNADGGEVEACGNATRCVGFLLMAETGLARTTIATAAGHLLASADGEGTAAGLITVDMGPARLDWQQIPLSGPADTLHLADTLRLADTLRLDGVSEGPLTDPVAVNVGNPHVVFFVDDAEAVDLERLGPPLEHHPAFPRRTNVEVVHLIGPDRIRMRVWERGVGITAACGTGACAAAIAAIRRGLTGRTVQVVLDGGPLSITWTDDNRVLMSGPVATSFEGTLDPSLLA; from the coding sequence ATGAACAGGATCCCGTTCCTCAAGATGCACGGGCTCGGCAACGACTTCGTGGTCATCGACCGGCGGAGCGGCCCCGCCCGCGGCCTGGCGCTCGACGCCCGCCAGATCCGCCGGATCAGCGATCGGCGGCTGGGGGTCGGCTGCGACCAGTTCATCCTGATCGATCCGGCCGAGGACGACCCGCTCGCCGCGGGTGGTGCCGATGCGGTGATGCGCATCCACAATGCCGATGGCGGCGAGGTCGAGGCCTGCGGCAATGCCACGCGCTGCGTGGGCTTTCTGCTGATGGCCGAAACCGGGCTCGCCCGCACCACCATCGCCACCGCCGCCGGCCATCTTCTGGCCAGTGCCGACGGCGAGGGTACCGCGGCGGGGCTGATCACGGTCGATATGGGCCCGGCGCGGCTCGACTGGCAGCAGATCCCGTTGTCCGGTCCGGCCGATACTCTGCATCTGGCCGATACCCTGCGTCTGGCCGATACCCTGCGTCTGGATGGGGTGTCGGAAGGCCCGCTGACCGATCCGGTGGCGGTGAATGTCGGCAATCCGCATGTGGTGTTCTTCGTCGACGATGCCGAAGCCGTCGATCTTGAACGGCTGGGCCCGCCATTGGAACATCACCCGGCTTTCCCCCGGCGCACCAATGTCGAGGTGGTGCACCTGATCGGCCCCGACCGCATCCGCATGCGGGTGTGGGAACGCGGCGTCGGCATCACCGCCGCCTGCGGTACCGGCGCCTGTGCCGCGGCCATCGCCGCCATCCGCCGCGGCCTCACCGGCCGCACGGTTCAGGTGGTGCTGGATGGAGGCCCGCTTTCCATCACCTGGACCGATGACAATCGCGTCTTGATGTCGGGGCCGGTCGCGACCAGCTTCGAGGGGACACTCGACCCGTCGCTGCTTGCCTGA
- the mtaB gene encoding tRNA (N(6)-L-threonylcarbamoyladenosine(37)-C(2))-methylthiotransferase MtaB, whose protein sequence is MTDQTDDPLRIITFGCRLNAYESEVMRGHARISAEDGSAATGDDAADGRRTIVFNTCAVTAEAERQARQAIRRARRDDPDARIIVTGCAAQIAPDAWAGMPEVDAVLGNDDKLKPERFNQALTAAGAAPVPTAAAIPGATATPVPAFIGRTEPARIFVDDIMAVRDTAGHLVEGLDGRARAFVQVQNGCDHRCTFCIIPYGRGNSRSVAVGEVVAQVRELVARGYAEIVLTGVDITSYGADLPGRPSLGNLVRRVLRLVPDLARLRLSSIDSAEIDPELMQALAEEPRLMPHLHLSLQAGDDMILKRMKRRHSRAQAVAFAEAVRRIRPDAVFGADLIAGFPTETDAMFENSLTLIDDMGLVHLHVFPYSARNGTPAARMPQVPVAIRRERARLLREAGARGLARWLGGQIGRDLPVLIETPVTARSEGFALVRLNQPVDPALAGSITTIRVTGADTETLAGDILGAGHPDHHHAADRHIPGRATA, encoded by the coding sequence ATGACCGACCAGACCGACGATCCGCTGCGGATCATCACCTTCGGCTGCCGCCTCAACGCTTATGAAAGCGAGGTGATGCGCGGTCATGCCCGGATATCGGCAGAGGATGGCAGTGCCGCCACCGGTGACGACGCGGCCGATGGGCGGCGGACGATCGTGTTCAACACCTGTGCGGTCACCGCCGAGGCCGAGCGTCAGGCCCGACAGGCGATCCGCCGCGCGCGCCGCGACGATCCGGATGCCCGGATCATCGTCACCGGCTGCGCCGCCCAGATCGCCCCCGACGCCTGGGCCGGCATGCCCGAGGTCGACGCCGTGCTCGGCAATGACGACAAGCTGAAGCCCGAGCGGTTCAATCAGGCCCTGACGGCTGCCGGCGCGGCCCCTGTGCCCACAGCCGCCGCCATTCCCGGCGCCACGGCCACGCCGGTGCCGGCCTTTATCGGCCGCACCGAGCCGGCCCGGATCTTCGTCGACGACATCATGGCGGTGCGCGACACCGCCGGCCATCTGGTCGAGGGGCTGGACGGCCGCGCGCGGGCCTTCGTGCAGGTTCAGAACGGCTGCGATCATCGCTGCACCTTCTGCATCATCCCCTATGGCCGCGGCAACAGCCGCTCGGTGGCTGTGGGCGAGGTGGTCGCGCAGGTGCGCGAGCTGGTGGCGCGCGGCTATGCCGAAATCGTGCTGACCGGGGTCGACATCACCTCCTATGGTGCCGATCTGCCGGGGCGGCCCAGCCTGGGCAATCTGGTGCGCCGGGTATTGCGGCTGGTGCCCGATCTGGCCCGGCTCAGGCTGTCGTCGATCGATTCAGCCGAGATCGACCCGGAACTGATGCAGGCGCTGGCCGAAGAACCCCGGCTGATGCCGCATCTGCATCTGTCGCTGCAGGCTGGCGACGACATGATCCTGAAGCGGATGAAGCGCCGCCACAGCCGTGCCCAGGCGGTCGCCTTCGCCGAGGCTGTCCGCCGCATCCGCCCCGATGCCGTGTTCGGCGCCGACCTGATCGCCGGCTTCCCCACCGAAACCGACGCCATGTTCGAGAACAGCCTGACGCTGATCGACGATATGGGGCTGGTGCATCTGCACGTCTTCCCCTATTCCGCCCGCAACGGCACCCCGGCCGCGCGCATGCCGCAGGTGCCGGTGGCCATCCGGCGTGAGCGCGCCCGCCTGCTGCGCGAAGCCGGTGCCCGGGGCCTTGCCCGCTGGCTGGGCGGCCAGATCGGCCGCGATCTGCCGGTGCTGATCGAAACCCCGGTCACCGCCCGTAGCGAGGGCTTCGCCCTGGTGCGGCTGAACCAGCCGGTCGACCCGGCACTGGCCGGCAGCATCACCACCATCCGCGTCACCGGCGCCGATACCGAAACCCTGGCCGGTGACATCCTTGGCGCCGGCCACCCCGACCACCACCATGCCGCGGACCGGCACATCCCAGGGAGGGCTACTGCTTGA
- the ftsY gene encoding signal recognition particle-docking protein FtsY, with protein sequence MSEEQTGKGGWLSRLKAGLRKTSSRIGDGLAGIFTKRKLDAETLEELEELLIQADLGPVTAAKVTAAMGKGRYGQDLGLDEIKGLLADEIARILEPVAIPLAFSRAESGPRVVVMVGVNGTGKTTTLGKMAAAAAADRRRVLLAAGDTFRAAAVEQLEIWGQRAGVPVFKRETGADAAGLAYDAVERARREGADIVFIDTAGRLHNKAGLMAELQKIIRVIGKVDASAPHDIVLALDATTGQNAINQVETFKSMVPLSGLVLTKLDGTAKGGVLVALADRFGLPVHAVGVGEGIDDLKPFEARAFARALVGLEGPER encoded by the coding sequence TTGAGCGAGGAGCAGACGGGCAAGGGCGGCTGGCTTTCGCGCCTGAAGGCGGGCTTGCGCAAGACCAGCAGCAGGATCGGCGACGGTCTCGCCGGGATCTTCACCAAGCGCAAGCTCGACGCCGAGACCCTGGAAGAGCTGGAAGAGCTGCTGATCCAGGCCGATCTGGGCCCCGTCACCGCCGCCAAGGTCACGGCGGCGATGGGCAAGGGTCGCTATGGCCAGGATCTGGGGCTCGACGAGATCAAGGGGCTGCTCGCCGACGAGATCGCCAGGATCCTGGAACCGGTGGCCATACCGCTGGCCTTCAGCCGGGCCGAAAGCGGGCCGCGGGTGGTGGTGATGGTGGGCGTCAACGGCACCGGCAAGACCACCACGCTGGGCAAGATGGCCGCCGCCGCGGCCGCCGACCGGCGCCGCGTGCTGCTGGCCGCCGGTGACACCTTCCGTGCCGCTGCGGTCGAACAGCTTGAAATCTGGGGTCAGCGCGCCGGGGTGCCGGTGTTCAAGCGTGAGACCGGCGCCGATGCGGCCGGGCTTGCCTATGATGCCGTGGAGCGTGCCCGGCGCGAGGGTGCCGACATCGTATTCATCGACACCGCCGGCCGGCTGCACAACAAGGCCGGGCTGATGGCCGAGTTGCAGAAGATCATCCGGGTGATCGGCAAGGTCGACGCCAGTGCGCCGCACGATATCGTGCTGGCGCTGGATGCCACCACCGGCCAGAACGCGATCAATCAGGTCGAAACCTTCAAGTCGATGGTGCCGCTGTCGGGGCTGGTGCTGACCAAGCTGGACGGTACCGCCAAGGGCGGCGTTCTGGTAGCGCTGGCCGACCGTTTCGGCCTGCCGGTGCATGCCGTGGGTGTCGGTGAGGGCATCGATGACCTGAAGCCGTTCGAGGCCCGGGCCTTCGCGCGCGCCCTGGTCGGACTGGAAGGACCGGAGCGATGA
- a CDS encoding septation protein A produces MTEPKTTQQQAPASAGTGLARLVLEAGPLVVFFVLNARFGLMYGTAGWMAATAIALTVSWLRERRVPILPLVSGVFVLGFGGLALAFDDELFIKIKPTVVNTLFGVILLGGLAFGRPLLKPLVGWAFLLDHAGWLKITRNWGLFFLLLAIINEVVWRNYSTDFWVGFKLFGIMPLTLVFSMSQVPLIQRHSLAAGDIADGQD; encoded by the coding sequence ATGACCGAGCCTAAGACAACGCAGCAGCAAGCGCCGGCCAGCGCCGGTACCGGGCTCGCCCGGCTGGTGCTGGAAGCCGGGCCGCTGGTGGTGTTCTTCGTGCTCAATGCCCGCTTCGGATTGATGTATGGCACCGCCGGCTGGATGGCCGCCACCGCCATCGCGCTGACCGTCTCGTGGCTGCGCGAGCGGCGGGTGCCGATCCTGCCGCTGGTCTCGGGCGTGTTCGTGCTGGGCTTCGGCGGTCTGGCGCTGGCCTTCGACGACGAGTTGTTCATCAAGATCAAGCCGACTGTGGTCAACACCCTGTTCGGCGTGATCCTGCTGGGTGGGCTCGCCTTCGGCCGGCCGCTGTTGAAGCCGCTGGTCGGCTGGGCTTTCCTGCTCGATCATGCCGGCTGGCTGAAGATCACCCGCAACTGGGGGCTGTTCTTCCTGCTGCTGGCGATCATCAATGAAGTCGTGTGGCGGAATTACTCCACCGATTTCTGGGTCGGGTTCAAGCTGTTCGGCATCATGCCGCTGACGCTGGTGTTCAGCATGTCGCAGGTGCCGCTGATCCAGCGGCACAGCCTGGCCGCCGGCGATATCGCCGACGGCCAGGACTGA
- a CDS encoding NHL repeat-containing protein has product MSCYTKQLRRLGCGVSLAVLALAAPELAAPALAQGSAAPIAEWQLDTVIQPSPFRGVHGLAVAPDGSVLGGSVVGQQIIAIDPKTGASRVIVDRPAGQADDIVIAPDGRIVWTAFLSGEVRATPGSALTGGGAPIQVLATGLPGINSLDFDDGGRLYATRVFLGDALYEIDPTGATPAKQLLEGMGGLNGFEIQGRTLRGPLWFKGDLAEVNLDAPAVKVIASGFKVPAAANLEADGHLLALDTVTGEVKRVDPATGSATVLTTLNPALDNLAVAPDGTIYVSNMAEGVIYAVDPKTGNHKPINTGGLAVPGGLVAVTTPGGGTVLHLADLFAYRTIDGDSGEVADVARAYASNLENPMNANADLGRILLTSWFAGGVQMFDPATGAELGHVNGLAAPMDALMADDGHLLVVTAGGTIQRVALDGGAAPAGQAPVVEHLAMPTRMIWSGPERRSVYVVETGAGRIVEVPVDGQALRVVAGGLDAPEGLAMLPDGRLVTVETTTGRVLALDPATATGELISTGLKGRVGLMGTAGMPPAYIPTGIAVDDKGRVFIAGDNDGSLTRLTPR; this is encoded by the coding sequence CGCAGGGCAGTGCGGCGCCGATCGCCGAATGGCAACTTGATACCGTCATCCAGCCCTCGCCCTTCCGGGGCGTGCACGGGCTGGCGGTGGCGCCCGACGGATCGGTGCTGGGTGGCAGCGTCGTGGGGCAGCAGATCATTGCCATCGACCCCAAGACCGGCGCCAGCCGGGTGATCGTCGACCGGCCGGCCGGCCAGGCCGACGACATCGTGATCGCGCCCGACGGCCGGATCGTGTGGACCGCTTTCCTGTCGGGCGAGGTGCGCGCGACGCCGGGCTCGGCGCTCACCGGCGGCGGCGCGCCGATCCAGGTGCTGGCGACCGGCCTGCCGGGCATCAACTCGCTGGATTTCGATGATGGCGGGCGGCTGTATGCGACCCGGGTGTTCCTGGGCGATGCGCTGTACGAGATCGACCCGACCGGCGCCACCCCCGCGAAACAGCTTCTGGAGGGCATGGGCGGGCTGAACGGCTTCGAAATCCAGGGTCGCACCCTGCGTGGGCCGCTGTGGTTCAAGGGCGATCTGGCGGAAGTGAACCTGGACGCACCGGCGGTGAAGGTCATCGCCAGCGGCTTCAAGGTGCCGGCGGCGGCCAATCTGGAGGCCGACGGCCATCTTCTGGCGCTGGACACGGTGACCGGCGAGGTGAAGCGGGTCGACCCGGCGACCGGCAGCGCCACCGTGCTGACCACGCTGAACCCGGCGCTGGACAATCTGGCGGTGGCGCCCGACGGCACGATCTATGTGTCGAACATGGCCGAAGGCGTGATCTATGCGGTCGATCCCAAGACCGGCAACCACAAGCCGATCAACACCGGCGGTCTGGCGGTGCCCGGCGGTCTGGTGGCCGTGACCACGCCCGGTGGCGGCACGGTGCTGCATCTGGCCGATCTGTTCGCCTATCGGACCATCGATGGCGACAGCGGCGAAGTGGCCGATGTGGCGCGCGCCTATGCCAGCAATCTTGAAAACCCGATGAACGCCAATGCCGATCTGGGCCGCATTCTACTGACCAGTTGGTTCGCCGGCGGCGTGCAGATGTTCGACCCCGCGACCGGGGCGGAGCTTGGCCATGTCAACGGGCTGGCGGCGCCGATGGACGCGCTGATGGCTGATGATGGCCATCTGCTGGTGGTGACCGCCGGCGGCACCATTCAGCGCGTGGCTCTGGATGGCGGCGCAGCACCAGCCGGTCAGGCGCCGGTGGTGGAGCATCTGGCGATGCCGACCCGGATGATCTGGTCCGGTCCGGAGCGCAGATCGGTCTATGTGGTGGAAACCGGGGCCGGACGGATCGTGGAAGTGCCGGTCGACGGGCAGGCGCTGCGGGTGGTGGCCGGTGGGCTGGATGCGCCCGAGGGTCTGGCCATGTTGCCCGATGGCCGGCTGGTGACGGTGGAAACCACCACCGGCCGGGTGCTGGCGCTGGACCCGGCCACCGCCACCGGCGAGCTGATCTCGACCGGATTGAAGGGCCGCGTGGGGCTGATGGGCACCGCCGGCATGCCGCCCGCCTATATCCCCACCGGCATCGCGGTGGACGACAAGGGCCGGGTGTTCATCGCCGGTGACAATGACGGCAGCCTGACACGCCTGACGCCGCGCTGA